A DNA window from Daucus carota subsp. sativus chromosome 3, DH1 v3.0, whole genome shotgun sequence contains the following coding sequences:
- the LOC108210687 gene encoding calcium-binding protein KRP1, with protein MAATNSAFQFEDSLPIMAEKLGGDGLIGELCNGFQLLMDVDKRVITFDSLKRNAAVLGLQDFKDEDLMSMLKEGDFDGDGALNQMEFCVLMFRLSPELMEQSQFLLEDALQQEFNQFV; from the coding sequence atggcAGCAACAAACAGTGCATTCCAGTTTGAAGATTCGTTGCCGATCATGGCTGAGAAGCTCGGTGGGGATGGTTTGATTGGCGAATTATGTAATGGGTTTCAGTTATTAATGGACGTTGACAAAAGGGTCATCACTTTCGACAGCCTCAAGCGAAACGCCGCCGTTTTGGGCTTACAAGACTTCAAGGATGAGGATTTGATGAGTATGTTGAAAGAAGGTGATTTTGACGGGGATGGTGCTTTGAATCAGATGGAGTTTTGTGTTCTTATGTTTAGATTAAGCCCTGAGTTGATGGAGCAGTCTCAGTTTTTATTAGAAGATGCTCTTCAACAAGAATTTAATCAATTTGTTTGA
- the LOC108210685 gene encoding receptor-like serine/threonine-protein kinase SD1-8 isoform X2 produces MKRFPAIVFLSCVATICSALDTMTSTQILKDRVTIFSSARIFDLGIFGQGDSKSPYSASHGCVMEKPLMCEKGDGFYKFSSVKVPDINSSKFNDSIRLPDCKTVCLANCSCMAFTILDIKGDEKECLQWYGSFFDIQQLPRGDQDLYVRVSFSESDQAKRKDRSKLLMMLTMLVALVLLVQILGFCIWKKRKHILLMRFEGSLERKFTEFNSKRHKEDVEKPLLPLTIPAAASNDLTISNKLRKVEVGEVFKTDVASVLSETIVHIKFLHEQVSILTNAAMESGASIRPQNCDNSKDSQGQKQDLRSRGLCLVPVSSTHKTTIASWDPSLHSEELMMNFINQYD; encoded by the exons ATGAAGAGGTTCCCTGCTATTGTATTCCTATCATGTGTAGCTACCATATGTTCCGCACTTGACACCATGACTTCAACTCAAATTTTGAAAGATAGAGTCACCATTTTTTCGTCTGCTCGGATATTTGACTTGGGAATCTTCGGCCAGGGTGACTCCAAGAGTCCATATTCGGCGTCTCATGGATGTGTTATGGAAAAACCACTGATGTGTGAAAAGGGAGATGGATTTTATAAGTTTTCTAGCGTCAAAGTGCCGGATATAAATTCATCCAAGTTTAATGACAGCATCAGGCTTCCGGACTGTAAAACAGTTTGCTTAGCAAACTGCTCCTGCATGGCTTTTACAATTCTAGACATCAAGGGTGATGAAAAAGAGTGTTTGCAATGGTATGGGAGTTTCTTTGACATTCAACAACTTCCTAGAGGAGATCAAGATTTATATGTGAGGGTATCTTTCTCTGAGTCAG ATCAAGCTAAGAGGAAAGATAGGAGTAAACTACTGATGATGTTGACAATGTTAGTAGCATTGGTTTTACTAGTTCAAATTTTGGGATTTTGTATATGGAAGAAGAGAAAGCACATACTATTGATGAGATTCGAAG gGAGTCTTGAAAGAAAATTTACAGAATTCAACTCCAAGCGCCACAAAGAAGATGTAGAGAAACCCCTATTACCCTTAACCATCCCAGCTGCTGCTAGTAACGATTTAACAATCAGTAATAAGCTCAGAAAAGTTGAAGTTGGGGAAGTTTTCAAG ACTGATGTGGCATCAGTGCTATCGGAAACCATTGTACACATTAAATTTCTCCATGAACAAGTCAGT ATATTAACTAATGCGGCAATGGAAAGTGGAGCTTCCATTCGACCACAG AATTGTGATAATTCAAAGGATTCGCAAGGGCAAAAACAAGATCTTAGAAGTAGAGGGCTATGTCTAGTTCCAGTTTCAAGCACCCACAAAACAACCATTGCTTCCTGGGACCCGAGCCTGCATTCAGAGGAGCTTATGATGAATTTTATTAACCAGTATGATTAA
- the LOC108210685 gene encoding receptor-like serine/threonine-protein kinase SD1-8 isoform X1 produces MKRFPAIVFLSCVATICSALDTMTSTQILKDRVTIFSSARIFDLGIFGQGDSKSPYSASHGCVMEKPLMCEKGDGFYKFSSVKVPDINSSKFNDSIRLPDCKTVCLANCSCMAFTILDIKGDEKECLQWYGSFFDIQQLPRGDQDLYVRVSFSESDQAKRKDRSKLLMMLTMLVALVLLVQILGFCIWKKRKHILLMRFEGSLERKFTEFNSKRHKEDVEKPLLPLTIPAAASNDLTISNKLRKVEVGEVFKARKAKLGKVIAPLQQIVSPFGKTDVASVLSETIVHIKFLHEQVSILTNAAMESGASIRPQNCDNSKDSQGQKQDLRSRGLCLVPVSSTHKTTIASWDPSLHSEELMMNFINQYD; encoded by the exons ATGAAGAGGTTCCCTGCTATTGTATTCCTATCATGTGTAGCTACCATATGTTCCGCACTTGACACCATGACTTCAACTCAAATTTTGAAAGATAGAGTCACCATTTTTTCGTCTGCTCGGATATTTGACTTGGGAATCTTCGGCCAGGGTGACTCCAAGAGTCCATATTCGGCGTCTCATGGATGTGTTATGGAAAAACCACTGATGTGTGAAAAGGGAGATGGATTTTATAAGTTTTCTAGCGTCAAAGTGCCGGATATAAATTCATCCAAGTTTAATGACAGCATCAGGCTTCCGGACTGTAAAACAGTTTGCTTAGCAAACTGCTCCTGCATGGCTTTTACAATTCTAGACATCAAGGGTGATGAAAAAGAGTGTTTGCAATGGTATGGGAGTTTCTTTGACATTCAACAACTTCCTAGAGGAGATCAAGATTTATATGTGAGGGTATCTTTCTCTGAGTCAG ATCAAGCTAAGAGGAAAGATAGGAGTAAACTACTGATGATGTTGACAATGTTAGTAGCATTGGTTTTACTAGTTCAAATTTTGGGATTTTGTATATGGAAGAAGAGAAAGCACATACTATTGATGAGATTCGAAG gGAGTCTTGAAAGAAAATTTACAGAATTCAACTCCAAGCGCCACAAAGAAGATGTAGAGAAACCCCTATTACCCTTAACCATCCCAGCTGCTGCTAGTAACGATTTAACAATCAGTAATAAGCTCAGAAAAGTTGAAGTTGGGGAAGTTTTCAAG GCCAGGAAAGCAAAACTTGGGAAAGTAATCGCTCCGCTTCAACAAATAGTGTCACCTTTCGGAAAG ACTGATGTGGCATCAGTGCTATCGGAAACCATTGTACACATTAAATTTCTCCATGAACAAGTCAGT ATATTAACTAATGCGGCAATGGAAAGTGGAGCTTCCATTCGACCACAG AATTGTGATAATTCAAAGGATTCGCAAGGGCAAAAACAAGATCTTAGAAGTAGAGGGCTATGTCTAGTTCCAGTTTCAAGCACCCACAAAACAACCATTGCTTCCTGGGACCCGAGCCTGCATTCAGAGGAGCTTATGATGAATTTTATTAACCAGTATGATTAA
- the LOC108210686 gene encoding mavicyanin-like: MAMKIRNSFQMCAYIVVVAGTVLVYNPDHSNGAQYLVGGENYKWSIPLTNDFYTNWSSSHSFVVGDTLLFDYDPELHNLFQVSGREFKACTADQPFSVYTGPANVLLMEEGVFYYVCTILNYCSLGQKLMVAVEERRPSPPPAASPGSPAPAASVLLLN, encoded by the exons ATGGCCATGAAAATAAGGAATTCATTTCAAATGTGTGCGTACATAGTAGTAGTTGCAGGAACAGTTTTAGTGTATAATCCAGATCATTCAAATGGTGCTCAGTACTTGGTAGGAGGGGAGAACTACAAGTGGTCTATCCCTCTAACCAATGACTTCTACACTAATTGGTCTTCCTCTCACTCTTTCGTCGTCGGCGACACTCTGT TGTTTGACTATGATCCAGAGCTTCACAACTTGTTCCAAGTATCGGGGCGTGAGTTTAAAGCCTGCACTGCAGATCAACCTTTCAGTGTTTACACTGGTCCAGCAAATGTTCTTCTAATGGAGGAAGGTGTCTTTTATTATGTCTGTACCATTTTAAACTATTGTTCCCTTGGCCAAAAGCTTATGGTTGCTGTTGAAGAACGTCGACCTTCACCTCCACCGGCTGCTTCTCCAGGCTCTCCAGCGCCAGCTGCCTCTGTGCTGCTGCTGAATTAA
- the LOC108211345 gene encoding uncharacterized protein LOC108211345, which yields MKMLTAILFVSFLVMLCFGILVTPLLDTMNSTQNLTDGDTIVSSGGIFELGFFKPGESNKHYLGIWYKTVSVKTVVWVANREAGVNGTTSVLKLTSSGTLNLHNSTNGFIIWSSNSKRLGGNPILQLFDNGNLVIREKDDNSPDHYLWQSFDYPTDTHLPEMKLGLNLVTGFERYLSSWKSNDDPAPGVFNYHLDPAGYPHLVLRNGEAETYQTGPWDGFRFTGRPKISNNGIYNHSLVYTKQEVYYTFELLNSSVFSRFVLNQSGEGQRWTWVDRNHKWELFLKLPTDSCDTFKRCGAYGSCNIDRGPICGCLDKFVPKNEDDWGKADWSSGCVRGKLLNCRKGDGFKKYSRVKVPDTDSSLFNDSMSLQECHTACLKNCSCMAYSILDIAGDGRGCLQWYGDLVDIRELSGGGQDLYVRVALSDSDESKGKDGSKLLIILVVLVASVLLVLVLAFYLWKKRTNKLLTRPDGSLESNSMKEFNSESHKEDLDLPFFRLSTLAEATDHFAISNKLGQGGFGPVFKGVLKDGQEIAVKCLSETSKQGINEFMNEVKCIAKLQHRNLVRLLGYCVQGEEKMLIYEYMPNKSLDWHIFDEKQSTFLDWPQRFHIIDGIARGLLYLHQDSRLRIIHRDLKAGNILLDKDMNPKISDFGLARSFIENENEANTNRVVGTYGYMPPEYAVDGLFSVKSDVFSFGVLVLEIVSGSRNRGFIHRDHRHNLLGHAWRLHQEGRSIELIKGEIIQDSCYIQEVLRSIHIGLLCVQQSPDDRPNMSSVVLMLGSEGELPEPTQPGFFTERNIAESEYFSSTHPHYSAEATTSTLLQGRNNITKLMEGCSSATVLLPCILLFSVLLNCKVAAAGDIIGSNQILRDNGSTIVSSGAHFELGFVTVGSSANRYVGIWYKKIAEKTIVWIANREAPLNTSSNLLRLNSNGNLVILNASDDVVWSSNSTASVNNPVVQLLDSGNLVIRDESEKDNYLWQSFDNLGDTQLPGAKLGWNFETGLERYLTSWKSLDDPSPGQYTDHIDRNGFPQLMTRKGSAIASRAGPWNGIRFSGTPNLNPNKIYTYGIVSNDKELYYHYEAVNSSVYTRRVLNPFGQKQRWVWVENTQIWQVYHSGPIDDCDHYRVCGAYGSCNIDKSPVCTCFNGFQPKDKKGWDAADWSSGCARKENLSCVNGEGFVKHSGLKLPDTQRSWFDKNMSLGECEKVCLSNCSCTAYANTDVRGSGSGCLLWFNELIDIREEKENGQVLYIRMAASELAKKGRSKVWFVWIPILMTVTMMCVCLWVIRNKKRNKKKKQTEGITNPYFENGGSIEMGAEDLELPLFDFTTLANATNGFSKYSMLGEGGFGPVYKGMLDDGKEIAVKRLSKDSRQGLKEFKNEVSCIARLQHRNLVKLLGCSVQEGERILVYEYMPNKSLDSFIFDKMKGYTLDWPTRYNMINGIARGLLYLHQDSRLRIIHRDLKASNVLLDLEMNPKISDFGTARICGETETGSNTTRVVGTYGYMSPEYATDGIFSVKSDVYSFGVLVLETVNGKRNKNFAHLDHNLNLLGHAWRTYIDGNVLDLVDEVIEDLSPEHQYEVFRAIQIGLLCVQQYPADRPTMATVVLMLTSELPLPQPKQPGFFIERNVHEGDSSSCSSNYCSVTAIAPR from the exons ATGAAGATGCTCACCGCTATTCTATTCGTTTCATTTCTGGTCATGCTATGTTTCGGAATCCTGGTTACGCCACTGCTCGACACCATGAATTCGACGCAGAATTTAACAGATGGTGACACTATTGTCTCGTCCGGTGGAATTTTCGAGTTGGGATTTTTCAAACCAGGcgaatcaaataaacattatctGGGTATTTGGTACAAGACGGTATCTGTAAAAACTGTGGTGTGGGTGGCCAATAGAGAGGCCGGGGTCAACGGTACTACTAGTGTATTGAAGTTGACTAGCTCAGGAACTCTTAATCTTCACAACAGTACTAATGGCTTCATCATATGGTCTTCTAATAGCAAAAGGCTAGGTGGCAATCCAATTTTGCAGCTTTTCGATAATGGGAATTTAGTTATTAGGGAGAAAGATGATAATAGCCCGGATCATTATTTGTGGCAGAGTTTTGATTACCCAACTGACACACATTTGCCTGAAATGAAACTTGGATTGAATCTTGTGACTGGTTTTGAGAGGTATTTGTCTTCTTGGAAGAGTAATGATGATCCAGCACCTGGGGTTTTTAATTATCACTTGGATCCTGCTGGATATCCGCATCTTGTTTTGAGGAATGGTGAGGCCGAGACGTATCAGACGGGCCCCTGGGATGGTTTTCGGTTCACTGGGAGGCCGAAGATAAGCAACAATGGGATTTATAATCACAGTTTGGTTTATACTAAACAGGAGGTTTATTATACGTTTGAGTTGCTCAATAGCTCGGTTTTTTCAAGATTTGTGTTGAATCAGAGTGGGGAAGGGCAGCGTTGGACATGGGTTGATCGGAACCATAAATGGGAGCTTTTCCTGAAACTACCAACTGATAGTTGTGATACGTTTAAACGCTGTGGTGCTTATGGTAGCTGTAACATTGATAGGGGTCCTATATGTGGttgtttggataaatttgtgCCTAAAAATGAAGATGATTGGGGGAAAGCAGATTGGTCTAGTGGATGTGTTAGGGGGAAACTATTGAATTGCAGAAAGGGTGATGGATTTAAAAAGTATTCTCGCGTTAAAGTACCAGACACAGATTCGTCCTTGTTTAATGACAGCATGAGTCTTCAGGAATGCCATACAGCGTGCTTGAAAAACTGCTCTTGTATGGCTTATTCAATTCTGGACATAGCAGGTGATGGAAGAGGGTGTTTGCAATGGTATGGTGACTTGGTTGATATTAGGGAACTCTCTGGAGGTGGTCAAGATTTATATGTGAGGGTAGCGCTTTCTGACTCAG ATGAATCGAAAGGGAAAGATGGAAGTAAACTGCTTATTATCTTAGTGGTGTTGGTGGCATCAGTTTTACTGGTTCTAGTGTTGGCATTTTATCTGTGGAAGAAGAGAACAAACAAATTGTTGACGAGACCAGATG GGAGTCTTGAAAGCAATTCCATGAAAGAATTCAACTCCGAGAGCCACAAAGAAGACCTGGATCTACCATTCTTTCGCTTATCCACCCTAGCTGAGGCTACAGACCACTTTGCAATCAGTAACAAACTCGGACAAGGTGGATTCGGGCCAGTTTTTAAG GGAGTATTGAAAGACGGTCAAGAAATAGCTGTGAAGTGCCTTTCAGAAACGTCCAAGCAAGGAATCAATGAGTTTATGAATGAAGTAAAATGTATTGCCAAACTTCAACATCGGAATCTAGTAAGGCTGCTAGGATATTGTGTTCAAGGGGAAGAAAAGATGTTAATCTATGAATACATGCCTAACAAAAGCTTGGACTGGCACATATTTG ATGAAAAACAAAGCACGTTTCTTGACTGGCCTCAACGTTTCCATATTATTGATGGAATTGCTCGTGGCCTTCTCTATCTTCATCAAGATTCCAGACTGAGAATTATCCACAGAGATCTCAAAGCAGGCAATATATTGCTAGACAAAGACATGAAcccaaaaatttcagattttggcCTGGCTAGGAGTTTTATAGAAAATGAGAACGAGGCTAACACAAACAGAGTCGTCGGTACATA TGGCTACATGCCCCCAGAGTATGCAGTAGATGGACTTTTTTCTGTGAAATCAGATGTCTTCAGCTTCGGTGTTTTAGTGTTAGAAATTGTCAGTGGCAGCAGAAATAGAGGATTCATTCATAGAGACCACCGTCATAATCTACTTGGGCAT GCATGGAGATTACATCAAGAAGGCAGGTCTATTGAACTTATCAAAGGGGAAATAATCCAAGACTCATGCTATATACAAGAAGTCCTACGATCAATTCATATTGGTCTTTTGTGTGTGCAACAATCTCCAGATGATAGGCCAAACATGTCATCAGTGGTTTTAATGCTCGGCAGTGAGGGGGAGCTACCAGAACCTACGCAACCTGGTTTCTTTACAGAAAGAAATATAGCTGAAAGTGAATATTTCTCCAGTACACATCCACATTATTCAGCTGAAGCCACCACCAGCACACTGTTACAAGGTCG AAATAACATAACAAAGCTAATGGAAGGTTGCAGCTCTGCGACAGTTTTGTTACCCTGCATTTTGTTATTTTCTGTTTTACTAAACTGTAAAGTAGCAGCAGCCGGAGACATTATAGGATCCAACCAAATCCTTAGAGATAATGGAAGCACTATTGTTTCATCTGGTGCTCATTTCGAGCTTGGATTTGTTACTGTTGGGAGTTCCGCAAATCGGTATGTGGGTATATGGTACAAGAAGATAGCGGAAAAGACAATTGTGTGGATTGCCAATAGAGAAGCTCCTCTTAATACTTCATCAAATCTCTTGAGACTTAACAGCAACGGAAATCTTGTCATTCTCAATGCTTCTGATGATGTGGTTTGGTCATCAAACTCCACGGCATCTGTGAATAATCCTGTCGTGCAGCTGCTGGATTCTGGGAATCTTGTTATTAGAGATGAAAGTGAGAAGGATAATTACCTGTGGCAAAGTTTTGATAACCTTGGCGACACTCAATTACCGGGTGCTAAGCTCGGGTGGAATTTTGAAACTGGGCTAGAAAGATATCTCACTTCCTGGAAGAGTCTTGATGATCCATCTCCAGGTCAATATACAGATCATATTGACCGTAATGGATTTCCTCAGCTAATGACGAGGAAAGGTTCTGCTATAGCATCACGTGCGGGGCCTTGGAATGGCATTAGATTTTCTGGCACGCCCAACTTGAACCCCAATAAAATTTACACATACGGTATTGTTTCTAATGATAAGGAATTATATTATCATTACGAAGCTGTTAATAGTTCAGTTTATACAAGGAGGGTATTGAATCCATTTGGTCAAAAACAAAGATGGGTATGGGTCGAAAACACTCAAATTTGGCAGGTTTATCATTCTGGACCAATAGATGATTGTGATCATTATAGGGTATGTGGAGCTTATGGGAGCTGTAACATTGACAAGTCTCCTGTGTGCACGTGCTTCAATGGTTTTCAGCCAAAAGATAAAAAAGGATGGGATGCTGCAGACTGGTCCAGTGGCTGTGCAAGGAAAGAAAATCTGAGTTGTGTGAATGGAGAGGGATTTGTGAAACATTCAGGCTTGAAATTACCAGATACCCAGCGTTCTTGGTTTGATAAGAATATGAGCCTTGGTGAGTGCGAGAAAGTGTGTTTGAGCAATTGCTCATGCACAGCTTATGCAAATACAGATGTTCGAGGCAGTGGAAGCGGATGCTTGTTATGGTTTAATGAGCTTATTGATATTAGAGAGGAGAAAGAGAATGGTCAAGTTCTTTACATAAGAATGGCTGCATCTGAATTAG CTAAAAAAGGGAGATCAAAAGTATGGTTCGTATGGATACCTATTCTGATGACGGTAACAATGATGTGTGTGTGCCTGTGGGTAATCAGGAACAAAAAGAGGAATAAGAAGAAGAAGCAAACAGAAG GGATAACAAACCCGTATTTTGAAAATGGTGGGAGCATTGAGATGGGTGCCGAGGATTTAGAGTTGCCATTGTTTGACTTCACAACCTTAGCAAATGCAACCAATGGCTTCTCCAAATACTCCATGCTTGGAGAAGGTGGCTTTGGGCCTGTCTATAAG GGTATGCTCGACGATGGAAAAGAAATAGCTGTAAAGAGGCTTTCAAAGGATTCGAGGCAAGGGTTGAAAGAGTTTAAAAATGAAGTTTCATGCATTGCTCGACTTCAGCACCGAAATCTTGTGAAGCTTCTCGGGTGCTCTGTGCAGGAGGGAGAAAGAATATTGGTGTACGAATACATGCCCAATAAAAGCCTGGACTCGTTCATATTTG ATAAGATGAAAGGATACACGCTTGACTGGCCTACTCGGTATAACATGATTAATGGCATCGCCAGGGGACTTCTCTATCTTCATCAGGATTCTAGATTGCGGATCATACACAGGGATCTTAAAGCCAGCAATGTTTTGCTCGATCTTGAGATGAAcccaaaaatttcagattttggcACAGCAAGGATCTGCGGAGAGACGGAAACAGGATCCAATACAACCAGAGTAGTTGGAACATA TGGTTACATGTCTCCTGAGTATGCAACGGATGGCATATTTTCGGTGAAATCTGATGTTTATAGCTTTGGGGTACTGGTTTTGGAGACGGTTAatggaaaaagaaacaaaaattttGCTCATCTAGATCACAATCTGAACCTTCTCGGACAT GCATGGAGAACCTATATAGACGGAAATGTGTTGGACCTAGTAGATGAGGTTATTGAAGATTTAAGCCCTGAACATCAATATGAAGTGTTTCGAGCTATTCAAATAGGGTTATTATGTGTGCAACAATATCCGGCAGATAGGCCAACCATGGCAACGGTGGTGCTAATGCTGACCAGTGAACTTCCCCTGCCTCAACCTAAGCAACCTGGATTTTTCATCGAGAGGAATGTGCACGAAGGAGACTCTTCATCGTGTTCATCCAACTACTGCAGTGTGACAGCTATAGCTCCTAGATAA